From the Rattus norvegicus strain BN/NHsdMcwi chromosome 15, GRCr8, whole genome shotgun sequence genome, the window CATGACAGGTAGACCCACAGCTCTTCAAGAGCCCCCAAGATCCCCTCCGTGACCGTCCCCCCCTCAAGGATGCCTTAATGACCCCCGCATACACGGGCTAAAGACTCAGAAAGTCAACTCTTTCTGAGTTGACACCCGGTGTACACCCCCAGACACCGTGCCTCAGTTTATAGATGACACGGGTGACTCTAGAGCTCTGGGAAGCCTGAGCCCTGGGGTTACCTTCTTCCACAGAGCTTCACTTACTCTCGGAGTCGCTGAAGCCGCTGCTGTCACTGACGCTGGCGCTGCTGCGCCGCTTCATGCGCTCCAGGTGCTCCTCATAGTGGAAGTGGCGCTCGTGGAAGGGCGACGCGAAGTCGGCCAGCACCGCGTCGAACTCGCACAGCACGTCCGTCAGGTCTGCAGCGGCCGCGGAGTCCATGGCCGGGGCTGGGGGAGGGCACAGAGGGGATCTGGAGGGGCGGCCAGCGTTCCCTAGAATGGCTAACTTCACTCTGCCTTTGCCCGTGACAGCCACGCAGTCAGTTACTTGGTAAGCTCTCAACCACCCTCTAAAGCGCCTGTCACCAGACACAGACGAGAAGCGGCCTCCGTGGGTGGAGCTGGGAGTCTGGAAGTCACTTAGCCCACCCCACGCGCTTTCCTACTCGTGCCCACGCTCGCTCCCTGGAGCGCGTGGCGGCGGGAAGTCTGAGTCAGCAAGCACCCGTTACGTGTCAGGCTCAGGTTCCTTGTCCCGCGTGGGTAACCAAGCTGAGCCTGCATGGGACGAGCGATTCGGGGACGGGATGCCAGGGTGATGGAGGACAGAAAGGTGGACATTGGAAGGGGACCATCGCGACCCCTCTTCTCTCGCTCCTACCTGCAGGCTCCGACTCTCAGGGACCCCGGAGCTGAGCGTGTAGCTTAGCGTGGACACAGTCCCTGGCTTCGATTCCGGGGCGCAGAGGTGGAGGGGACACCCAAAAAGGCACTCACCTGCGGCCGCCACGGCCGCGGGGCTGCTCTGCGTGGAGGGCGGCTTCATGGAGAGGTTGCTCAGTGACACGTGTAGTAGAGATGCTGAGAGGTGTTGGCCCTGGTGGCTGCCGCCTGCACTGCGGTCCGCTCGGGTGGTTCAGCCTCGCTCCTGTCTGAGCCTGAGCGCTAGCTACTCGCCTGCGCCGCCACCCGCCAGCTACACCCTCTTATAGCCACCggcaggggcggggcggggcggggccgcCGAGTAAGTCCCAGACGATCTAGGGGACGCCCCTGTCTCCCCACCCACTACCCCCAGCACCGCCCTAGCCACGCGCCGGCCTCCGGAGAACCGCAGTGACGACTAGTGTCGCCGGAGCCCGGGTTACCGCCCCAAATATTTACCCGCCGTTTTCTCCACCACCCTGACAACCCGACCCAAAGAAGTGTCTTTGTGGGCATCAAAATTCCCGCCTTCTGGCCAAGCCTCCTTGAGCCTCAGGTCTCTCATCTATGAAATGGAACTGCAAATGCAGAGCCTCCTTGCTTGCTGCAAAAATAAAGGACCTGAGGACCTCAGTAGGTTGTGCGAGGAGCCAGTCTCCATCTGATTTTCTCAAGGAATTTGCAAGATGGTGCGTGGACAGAGTAGACAGCTGAGGCTGTGGGTTGAGGTGAATGCAGTCTTCAATTGAGGTGACCTCAGAGTGCAGAGCACCACATGGACGGATCCATTCCGGTATAGGGCCATATGATTGAACATCCATACTTAGCACGGCCCAGTATAATTCCTGCCTCGGGTGACAAATTGCCCTTTTCCGCAGGTAGTTACTTAAAAGTACAGTAAGAGGCTATAAGTGCCTGTAGTCCCAGGCCTGAGGAGATTGGGAGAAGGGGGCGGGGTCCAGGAAGAGAATGGAGATTTGAGGGCTACCGTGTGAAAACGACATAGCACAATCCTGcctgtaaagtgtttgctgtgcaagcatgaagatctgaatTCGAGCTCCAAAatccacattaaaaacaaaacaaacaaaca encodes:
- the Rgcc gene encoding regulator of cell cycle RGCC, which produces MKPPSTQSSPAAVAAAAPAMDSAAAADLTDVLCEFDAVLADFASPFHERHFHYEEHLERMKRRSSASVSDSSGFSDSESADSLYRDSFTFSDEKLNSPTDSTPALLSSAVTPRKAKLGDTKELEDFIADLDRTLASM